One window from the genome of Gadus macrocephalus chromosome 7, ASM3116895v1 encodes:
- the shroom1 gene encoding protein Shroom2 encodes MDSFGLHFERMSNLDLHPLSLPISRLSPAKSTSSIADQLPHHQHGKGDSAYSSFSGGSTVPDYPSPFLQDDLQPSAFNHYTDLKYVKAVYQPCQAHQSETRTMDQLYHSVEAISQQHRTINNRRQNGHDRCHAESKLTASPNPSSSHQPPPPPPARLDSLVATRNLENSRGHHQGTKPQPQPLRTRTQQTPFSHFQPSTLPQDTLKSNDTADPEPRNLVYGGWRVTQQGPPLSHQPPSYRPPPQRHDVVNFSDSEHIIPAHQSKLGQQQISASHLNKPPAQGTNQMENQKNRQRTRSSDLTNKGSNHFDRYRKRAHSAKESSQSLVPEPDRSSSPSSFGQNLTASSSSQHKGQFYFVTGRQTGTGGRKLSVSSCASEAGSESSTVVETFTLREKERCHSTMDNFFRPTQHRPYKSTEALSDKMPVYPPMSQEQDSVFESQDENLSTTFNGPYPMTTQPSHKFDSLEQMHLIQCQEMGRHTATNPIFFCGPEESHTLKGNQTPAKGGAKLISNDQLIFRKREDLAKKGRRQPLGDVASERINKETTPLLYHLTGASRTAPKPKKDVFVSVKCEETTFNKACQKEINAHRKERSLPIEAVAEGGGEVIFNACNTLDDSFKKYYKEQLKDAQSKVLRETSFKRKDLQLSLPHRINEKRLELRPSVMHHFSASQDSETSTDTLTPSITSGEMEIGSIKKEVVEEEKDEEGQRENGRPLNVAQPQVARIGCRKRLTQEKKKMCFSEPEKLHQLGDSTYHSSCSSLGNELEQFISTECLTTQEPGQHGEQGFVAARRKIFETRGRAFSASNLSKTNLKNLQHKALVEYVERKTGHKVAEPQQPGPQLPPPSRQRHSVGEKPVGSAAKSPVSTGGQGFKKKLNRPHSAGHILDSSSSSIRYAQFFSAQQAHSRLFQGSGQPSMKEGQSAQGKSASVESLLSQTEPADLFRNRSRSIPYAFQAHGPEDDSSPADAMETQRSEPGLASEEARPAAPEVQQRVRVVAQRGKSMEELGTMRCSRPPVLSKSTEQLEQFWDPAVRSGRENRSLPSVLDDGRLDKMAHLQGLEQARQSMETLGLERARPQKWTHKRTPSKASSNSQLGPDEESSPAAHAEAKSLSRSDSPASGNCSRYRIPSGTPSSHGSVWDEGRLSVPGSEPSDPQSPNGPESRERGIKSTPANLSVLSQAKSPKDSKPGSRDRKSTSGSASHQAWPLDESQVIAPPPDSNQEDELPSPPLPPRVVSDESHDSPLSDDVFEYHSESPSLGSPALNAAPFQSPSHGVSGAPPIAAVDVEALAETTGTPDPEGEPPPEQPPAGKPGWTELAVAVVKADPSLAKALYPLADRKTALMLMEQLLSEDTLLMEEHYKKKQGQRGPAPSAADVQPLSAFDEDEHPVPSSDPQVQASITEKKRVLVSYAEERLRGLEAERGPLVTEVQENAARGEAVLALVRQRCLPLEVERYSLFVGDLERVVSLLLCLSARLARVQNALSTVDQHTDAEEKESLDSRHRLLCKQREDAKDLKDNLDRRESVVSAFLAPHLSDAQLGGYRRFVQTTASLLIRQKDLEERRQLAEEQAEALRSSLPPGP; translated from the exons ATGGATTCCTTTGGCCTTCACTTTGAGAGAATGAGCAACTTGGACTTGCACCCTTTAAGCCTGCCGATCAGCCGGCTCTCTCCAGCAAAGTCCACCAGCAGCATTGCAGACCAGCTCCCCCACCATCAGCACGGGAAGGGGGACTCCGCCTACAGCTCCTTCTCCGGCGGCTCCACCGTTCCAGACTACCCGTCACCCTTCCTCCAGGATGACCTGCAGCCCAGCGCCTTTAACCACTACACCGATCTGAAGTATGTGAAAGCGGTGTACCAACCCTGCCAGGCTCACCAGTCCGAGACACGGACCATGGACCAGCTGTATCACTCTGTGGAGGCCATCTCTCAGCAGCATCGCACCATCAACAACCGACGGCAAAACGGACACGATAGATGTCACGCCGAGAGCAAACTGACTGCCTCCCCTAATCCTTCCAGTTCCCAtcaacctcctccaccgccgcccgCACGCCTGGATAGCCTAGTAGCCACGAGGAACCTAGAGAACAGCCGAGGCCACCATCAGGGTACTAAACCCCAACCTCAGCCACTACGCACACGGACGCAGCAAACGCCCTTCAGTCACTTCCAGCCGTCAACCCTGCCTCAAGACACTCTCAAATCAAATGACACAGCTGATCCAGAGCCCCGCAACCTAGTCTATGGGGGCTGGCGGGTAACCCAGCAAGGACCGCCGCTGTCTCATCAGCCTCCCAGTTACCGGCCTCCACCTCAACGCCATGACGTGGTCAATTTCTCAGACTCGGAACACATTATCCCTGCCCATCAGAGCAAATTGGGGCAGCAGCAAATATCAGCCAGCCACCTTAACAAACCACCAGCTCAGGGCACCAACCAAATGGAGAATCAAAAGAACAGACAGAGGACCAGGAGTAGTGATTTAACAAACAAAGGAAGCAATCATTTTGATCGCTATCGCAAAAGGGCGCACTCCGCCAAAGAGAGTTCCCAGAGTCTGGTCCCAGAGCCAGACAGGTCTTCAAGCCCGAGCAGTTTCGGCCAGAACTTgaccgccagcagcagcagccagcataAGGGTCAGTTTTATTTTGtaacaggtagacagacaggaacCGGTGGAAGGAAACTCTCTGTGTCGTCATGTGCCTCTGAGGCAGGAAGCGAGAGCTCCACCGTGGTGGAGACGTTCACTCTCAGGGAGAAGGAAAGATGCCACAGCACCATGGACAATTTCTTCAGGCCCACCCAGCACAGGCCTTACAAATCCACGGAAGCACTTTCAGATAAGATGCCAGTTTACCCTCCAATGTCTCAGGAGCAGGACTCTGTGTTCGAGAGCCAGGATGAGAACCTGAGTACAACGTTCAATGGACCTTATCCAATGACAACACAGCCCTCCCACAAGTTTGACTCATTAGAACAGATGCACTTGATACAATGTCAGGAGATGGGCCGTCACACAGCTACCAACCCCATCTTCTTCTGTGGCCCAGAGGAAAGTCACACCCTCAAAGGAAATCAAACGCCAGCAAAAGGGGGCGCTAAATTGATAAGCAATGACCAGCTCATTTTTCGCAAGAGAGAAGATCTGGCAAAGAAAGGTAGAAGACAACCACTAGGGGATGTAGCGAGTGAAAGAATCAACAAGGAAACCACTCCACTTCTCTACCATCTGACCGGTGCCAGCAGGACGGCGCCGAAGCCCAAAAAGGACGTTTTTGTCAGTGTAAAATGCGAAGAAACAACCTTTAACAAAGCTTGTCAAAAAGAAATTAATGCACACAGGAAGGAGAGATCTCTTCCGATCGAAGCCGTTGCAGAAGGTGGTGGGGAGGTTATTTTTAATGCCTGCAACACGCTGGATGACTCATTTAAGAAATACTACAAGGAACAGCTCAAGGACGCCCAGTCTAAAGTCTTGAGGGAGACTTCGTTCAAACGCAAGGATCTCCAGCTGTCCTTGCCCCACCGGATCAACGAGAAAAGACTCGAGCTGCGGCCCTCGGTAATGCATCATTTCAGCGCTTCACAGGACTCCGAGACGTCAACAGACACTCTGACCCCGTCAATAACATCAGGGGAGATGGAGATAGGGAGCATCAAAAAAGAGGTtgtggaggaagagaaggatgaAGAAGGTCAAAGGGAAAATGGAAGACCTTTGAATGTGGCACAGCCCCAAGTGGCTCGCATTGGCTGCCGGAAACGTCTGActcaagagaagaagaagatgtgCTTCTCTGAACCTGAGAAGCTTCATCAGCTGGGTGACTCTACATACCATTCATCTTGCAGTTCCCTTGGGAATGAATTGGAGCAGTTCATCTCAACGGAATGTCTCACAACACAGGAACCAGGACAGCATGGAGAGCAAGGGTTTGTGGCAGCCAGGAGGAAGATCTTTGAGACACGAGGCCGAGCCTTTTCTGCTTCCAATCTCTCAAAGACAAACCTCAAGAACCTTCAGCACAAAGCGCTGGTGGAGTATGTTGAACGCAAGACGGGCCACAAGGTTGCTGAGCCCCAGCAGCCTGGGCCTCAATTACCACCTCCCTCAAGACAGAGGCACTCTGTTGGGGAGAAGCCAGTTGGGTCGGCGGCCAAGTCCCCTGTGAGCACAGGCGGTCAGGGGTTCAAGAAGAAACTCAACAGGCCGCATTCAGCAGGCCACATCCTTGATTCTTCCAGCAGTTCCATCAG ATATGCCCAGTTTTTCTCAGCTCAGCAAGCTCACTCTAGATTGTTCCAAGGCAGTGGCCAACCCAGCATGAAGGAGGGCCAGAGTGCTCAAGGAAAGTCTGCCTCTGTGGAGAGCTTGTTGAGCCAGACAGAACCCGCAGACCTCTTCAGGAACCGGTCTAGATCCATACCATATGCATTTCAG GCACATGGCCCAGAGGATGATTCATCTCCGGCCGATGCTATGGAAACCCAGAG AAGTGAGCCTGGGCTTGCGTCTGAGGAGGCCAGGCCGGCAGCCCCGGAGGTCCAGCAGCGGGTCCGCGTGGTCGCCCAGAGGGGGAAGTCCATGGAGGAGCTGGGAACAATGAGGTGCTCCAGACCCCCGGTGCTGAGCAAGAGCACTGAACAGCTCGAGCAGTTCTGGGATCCCGCAGTGAGATCTGGAAGGGAGAACAGGAGCCTGCCCTCTGTCTTGGATGATGGACGACTAGACAAGATGGCCCACCTTCAGGGTCTGGAGCAAGCAAGGCAGAGCATGGAGACCCTTGGCCTGGAAAGGGCCCGGCCACAAAAATGGACCCACAAGAGAACCCCGTCCAAGGCAAGTTCAAACTCACAGCTGGGGCCTGATGAGGAGAGCAGCCCTGCGGCACATGCAGAAGCCAAGAGCTTGAGTAGATCCGACTCCCCGGCCTCCGGCAACTGTTCTCGGTACAGAATTCCCTCGGGCACTCCTAGCTCGCATGGGTCTGTCTGGGATGAGGGAAGGCTCAGTGTACCTGGCAGTGAACCCTCTGACCCCCAGTCACCAAACGGGCCGGAGAGCAGAGAAAGAGGCATCAAATCGACCCCGGCCAACCTATCTGTGCTCAGTCAGGCGAAGTCTCCAAAGGACAGCAAGCCCGGGTCCAG AGACAGAAAGTCGACCAGTGGGTCTGCGTCGCACCAAGCGTGGCCATTGGATGAATCCCAAGTTATAGCCCCACCCCCTGATTCCAACCAGGAGGACGAGCTGccgtcccctcctcttcctcctcgtgtGGTCAGCGATGAGAGCCACGACTCCCCACTCAGCGACGACGTATTTGAGTACCATTCCGAGTCCCCCAGCCTGGGTTCCCCTGCGCTGAACGCTGCACCATTTCAATCTCCCTCTCACGGCGTCTCCGGCGCCCCACCCATCGCCGCCGTGGACGTGGAGGCCCTCGCCGAGACCACGGGCACACCGGACCCAGAAGGAGAGCCGCCACCGGAGCAGCCCCCCGCGGGGAAGCCGGGCTGGACGGagctggcggtggcggtggtgaagGCGGACCCGTCGCTGGCCAAGGCGCTGTACCCGCTGGCCGACCGCAAGACGGCGCTGATGCTGATGGAGCAGCTGCTGTCGGAGGACACCCTGCTGATGGAGGAGCACTACAAGAAGAAACAGGGGCAGAGGGGGCCGGCACCGAG TGCTGCGGATGTCCAGCCCTTATCTGCTTTTGACGAAGACGAGCACCCTGTTCCAAGTTCAGATCCACAGGTCCAGGCGAGCATCACTGAGAAGAAG cGCGTCCTGGTGTCCTACGCAGAGGAGCGCCTGCGGGGCCTGGAGGCGGAGCGCGGGCCCCTGGTGACGGAGGTCCAGGAGAACGCGGCGCGCGGCGAGGCGGTGCTGGCGCTGGTCCGGCAGCGCTGCCTGCCCTTGGAGGTGGAGCGCTACAGCCTCTTCGTCGGGGACCTGGAGCGAGTGGTCAGCCTGCTGCTCTGCCTCTCGGCCCGGCTGGCCCGCGTGCAGAACGCCCTGAGCACCGTGGACCAGCACACCGACGCAGAGGAGAAG GAGTCCCTGGACAGCCGCCACCGCCTGCTGTGCAAACAGCGCGAGGACGCCAAGGACCTGAAGGACAACCTGGACCGGCGGGAGAGCGTGGTCTCCGCCTTCCTGGCCCCCCATCTGAGTGACGCCCAGCTGGGGGGCTACCGGCGCTTCGTCCAGACCACCGCCTCGCTGCTGATCCGGCAGAAGGACCTGGAGGAGCGGCGGCAGCTGGCCGAGGAGCAGGCCGAGGCCCTGAGGAGCAGCCTGCCGCCGGGCCCCTGA